The DNA sequence CCCCCGGACGGTGAACGACGCGGTTACGCGCCGGACCGTTCCGTTCCGTTCTCGTCGCTCGCGGCGGCCTGCTTCCGGTCACGCTTGGCCTCTTCGGCCCTGTCCTTCGCCTCCTGGGCCCTGGCCTTCGCCTCGTCGGCGATCTGGCGCTTGGCGGCGGTGGCGTAGATGTCCACGTACTCCTGGCCGGAGAGCTTCATGATCTCGTACATGACCTCGTCGGTCACCGAGCGCAGGATGAAGCGGTCGCCGTCCATGCCCTGGTAGCGGCTGAAGTCCAGCGGCTTGCCGATCCGGATGCCGGGGCGCATCAGCTTGGGCATCACCTGGCCGGGCGGCTGGATCTTCTCGGTGTCGATCATGGCGACCGGGATCACGGGCGCTCCGGTGGCCAGCGCGACCCGGGCCAGACCGCCGGGCTTGCCCCGGTAGAGGCGGCCGTCGGGCGAGCGGGTGCCCTCGGGGTAGATGCCGAAGAGGCCGCCGCTCTCGACGACCTGGA is a window from the Streptomyces sp. MMBL 11-1 genome containing:
- a CDS encoding lysophospholipid acyltransferase family protein — translated: MIYGAMKFSIGGSLKLAFRPWVEGLENIPERGPAILASNHLSFSDSFFLPAVLDRKVTFIAKAEYFTAPGVKGKLTAAFFKGVGQLPVDRSGARGAGEAAIKAGIQVVESGGLFGIYPEGTRSPDGRLYRGKPGGLARVALATGAPVIPVAMIDTEKIQPPGQVMPKLMRPGIRIGKPLDFSRYQGMDGDRFILRSVTDEVMYEIMKLSGQEYVDIYATAAKRQIADEAKARAQEAKDRAEEAKRDRKQAAASDENGTERSGA